A window from Pontibacillus yanchengensis encodes these proteins:
- a CDS encoding HesB/IscA family protein: MNNLNITDSASLQIQEMMKEEESEQTRLRFGVKGGGCSGLSYAMGFDDEVNEELDITFDANSIPVVMNKQDLDVVVGTTIDFKQNMMGGGFTIDNPNAIANCGCGSSFKTATNAGTPDKDC; the protein is encoded by the coding sequence ATGAATAATCTGAATATAACTGATAGCGCTAGCCTTCAAATTCAAGAGATGATGAAGGAAGAAGAATCAGAACAAACCCGTCTTCGCTTTGGTGTAAAAGGCGGAGGATGCAGTGGACTTTCATACGCAATGGGCTTTGATGATGAAGTGAACGAAGAACTAGATATAACATTTGATGCAAATAGCATTCCAGTTGTTATGAATAAACAAGACCTGGATGTTGTTGTTGGCACAACCATCGACTTTAAACAAAACATGATGGGCGGAGGATTTACAATTGATAATCCGAATGCCATCGCCAATTGTGGTTGTGGCTCCTCATTCAAGACTGCAACGAACGCTGGTACACCAGATAAAGATTGCTAA
- a CDS encoding dicarboxylate/amino acid:cation symporter, with amino-acid sequence MSLTKKILLGMVLGVIVGLSLNAIGQGFYDVSQKFVLYPMGQIFVNLIKMLVVPIVVVSLVLGTAGISDPKKLGRIGFKTVAFFLVTTAIALTLALTLGAVLQPGAGGEAMQGGDFEAKEAPGVVETLLNIIPTNPINSMAQGEMLQVIAFSIIVGFGLSQIGEKGDRIYRLFEQANELLMYLVQIVMKFAPYGAFALIADAIGSQGGDALISMIKYMLVVLLALVVHLFVTYGSALYVLGKMNPIEFFKKFSPAMIVAFSTSSSSGTLPVSMRTAQENLKVPKSISGFVQPLGATINMDGTAIMQGVATMFIAQMYNTNLGLGELLTVVLTATLASIGTAGAPGVGLIMLSMVLTSVGLPVEAISLVLGVDRLLDMCRTSVNVTGDATAAYIIGRSERGREEDVPVSNEQSAQSY; translated from the coding sequence ATGTCATTAACGAAAAAGATTTTACTAGGTATGGTACTTGGTGTCATTGTAGGATTGTCATTAAATGCAATTGGACAAGGATTCTATGATGTATCCCAGAAATTTGTACTATACCCTATGGGTCAAATATTTGTGAATTTAATCAAGATGTTAGTCGTACCCATTGTGGTAGTTTCATTAGTTCTTGGAACAGCTGGAATCAGTGATCCTAAAAAATTAGGGAGGATTGGATTCAAAACCGTAGCCTTCTTTCTTGTTACCACAGCGATTGCTTTAACACTAGCTCTTACGCTGGGTGCAGTTCTTCAACCAGGTGCAGGTGGCGAAGCAATGCAAGGTGGAGATTTTGAGGCGAAAGAAGCTCCTGGGGTAGTTGAAACCCTGCTTAATATTATCCCAACAAACCCAATAAATTCAATGGCGCAAGGTGAGATGCTTCAAGTCATTGCCTTTTCCATTATCGTTGGCTTTGGCCTATCTCAAATAGGTGAAAAGGGAGATAGAATATACCGTTTGTTTGAGCAAGCAAATGAATTGTTAATGTACCTTGTACAGATTGTTATGAAGTTTGCTCCATATGGTGCATTCGCACTAATAGCAGACGCCATAGGAAGTCAGGGTGGAGATGCGTTAATTAGTATGATCAAGTACATGTTAGTTGTCTTATTAGCCTTAGTAGTTCATTTATTCGTTACGTATGGATCAGCTTTGTATGTATTAGGTAAAATGAACCCAATTGAGTTCTTTAAAAAATTCTCACCAGCTATGATTGTAGCATTCAGTACTTCTAGTAGTTCAGGTACATTACCAGTGTCTATGCGTACAGCACAGGAGAATTTAAAAGTACCTAAGAGTATTAGTGGATTTGTTCAGCCATTAGGAGCGACCATAAACATGGACGGTACCGCAATTATGCAAGGTGTTGCAACTATGTTTATCGCTCAAATGTACAATACAAACTTAGGGCTAGGGGAGTTACTGACCGTTGTACTAACAGCGACACTGGCTAGTATCGGAACAGCAGGAGCACCGGGAGTAGGACTTATAATGTTATCTATGGTACTTACATCAGTTGGTCTCCCAGTTGAAGCTATCTCACTTGTTCTAGGTGTGGATCGTTTGCTTGATATGTGCCGTACATCTGTTAACGTAACAGGAGATGCCACAGCAGCTTATATCATTGGTCGCTCTGAACGAGGAAGAGAAGAAGACGTCCCCGTTTCTAATGAGCAGAGCGCTCAATCTTACTAA
- the lipA gene encoding lipoyl synthase → MAKKEEHVRKPDWLKIDIKTNKSYNRLKKIMRERNLHTVCEEAKCPNIHECWSERKTATFMILGDTCTRGCRFCAVKTGLPNELDLQEPEKVAESVELMELKHAVVTAVARDDLNDGGAQVFAETVEAIHRRQPGCTVEVLPSDMKGDYDSLYTLMNAGPDIFNHNIETVRRLTPRVRSKATYDRSLQLLKRVKEIAPNTPTKSSLMVGLGETKEEIIQAMDDLLAHDVDIMTIGQYLQPTKKHLKVERYYHPDEFEELRQIAMEKGFQHCQAGPLVRSSYHADEQVNETSLQRRIKYMKGYEESEEEKLDTLNF, encoded by the coding sequence ATGGCGAAAAAAGAAGAACACGTACGTAAACCCGATTGGCTGAAAATAGACATTAAGACAAACAAGTCTTATAACAGATTGAAGAAAATCATGCGAGAGCGTAATTTACATACGGTATGTGAGGAAGCGAAGTGTCCTAACATACATGAATGCTGGAGCGAGCGTAAAACAGCGACTTTCATGATTTTAGGGGATACTTGTACACGTGGTTGTCGTTTCTGTGCAGTTAAAACAGGTTTGCCAAATGAATTAGATCTTCAAGAACCTGAAAAAGTTGCCGAATCTGTTGAATTAATGGAATTGAAGCATGCGGTTGTAACAGCTGTTGCACGTGACGATTTAAACGATGGCGGTGCTCAAGTATTTGCTGAAACGGTTGAGGCAATTCATCGACGTCAACCGGGCTGTACCGTAGAAGTTCTTCCATCTGATATGAAAGGGGACTACGATAGCTTGTACACGTTGATGAACGCAGGTCCTGATATTTTCAACCATAATATTGAGACCGTTCGTCGTTTAACACCTAGAGTTCGTTCAAAAGCTACCTACGATCGTTCCCTGCAACTACTAAAACGAGTGAAAGAAATTGCTCCAAATACACCGACAAAATCAAGCTTGATGGTCGGTCTTGGAGAAACAAAAGAAGAAATCATCCAAGCTATGGACGACTTGTTAGCTCATGATGTTGATATCATGACAATTGGGCAGTATTTACAGCCAACGAAAAAACACTTGAAAGTCGAACGTTATTATCATCCAGATGAGTTTGAAGAATTGCGTCAGATTGCAATGGAAAAAGGATTTCAACATTGCCAGGCTGGACCACTTGTCCGTTCTTCTTACCATGCAGATGAACAAGTTAATGAAACGTCACTTCAACGTAGAATTAAATACATGAAGGGCTATGAAGAATCAGAAGAAGAAAAGTTAGATACGCTTAACTTTTAA
- a CDS encoding 3D domain-containing protein, translating to MTLREVFSLKKSKKYVKRVLMTLLLIGALFSTFTSVSNVSAAEVTEWLQSKTNSLYHFQSTFGEQSYKKVNLQKKGLNYIAANTRYISSQSVNGPRSIEEAIDFSEYPTETVIATGYTAGVESTGKNPDHPMYGITYSGVKVKRDLYSTIAADLDVYPLGTILYIPDYGYGVVADKGSAIQGNKIDLYYKTVEDVYEQWGKKTLPVYVVKRGEGKLTEEELQRLNETESLQVFRQQYSTS from the coding sequence ATGACACTCAGAGAGGTGTTTTCATTGAAAAAATCAAAAAAATATGTAAAAAGAGTGTTGATGACGTTATTGTTGATTGGAGCTCTGTTTTCTACCTTTACATCTGTATCGAATGTATCTGCGGCTGAGGTAACGGAATGGCTTCAAAGCAAAACTAATTCTCTATATCATTTTCAATCTACGTTCGGGGAGCAAAGTTACAAAAAAGTAAACTTACAAAAAAAGGGATTGAATTATATAGCCGCTAATACTCGATACATTTCCAGTCAATCTGTAAATGGCCCAAGAAGTATAGAAGAGGCAATTGATTTTTCTGAATATCCTACAGAGACCGTTATTGCAACTGGGTACACAGCCGGTGTTGAATCTACGGGGAAAAATCCTGATCATCCAATGTATGGCATAACTTACTCTGGTGTTAAAGTGAAACGTGATCTATATTCTACGATTGCAGCAGATCTTGATGTGTATCCCCTTGGGACCATTCTTTACATTCCTGATTATGGTTATGGGGTAGTAGCAGATAAAGGTTCGGCTATTCAAGGAAATAAGATTGATTTATATTATAAGACGGTAGAAGATGTTTATGAACAATGGGGGAAGAAGACATTACCTGTTTATGTGGTAAAACGTGGAGAGGGGAAACTTACAGAAGAGGAGCTCCAGCGCTTGAATGAAACGGAATCATTACAAGTATTTCGTCAACAATATAGTACTAGTTGA
- a CDS encoding DUF2225 domain-containing protein, with protein sequence MHQPDPLYDKSIACPFYSFSYTTKKARSRFIRPIHTDTDFCTTYKHEAINPLYYTVAVCPQCGYSFTDQFSSLFPQSSTTNIQHKIVDQWSFQNYSLERTRTESINTFKLAIYTANLKKEKPIVLAGLYIRLAWLYRETENHLEEARFMRLAEQGYRKSYEEDDLTHTEMTTIRVLYMIGEINRRLGNAHEAIQFFSKVVDKRKAAFDPKIVDMARDQWYKTREDYKSETQPMQSG encoded by the coding sequence TTGCATCAACCAGATCCATTATATGACAAAAGTATCGCATGCCCTTTTTATTCCTTTTCCTATACAACAAAAAAGGCTCGATCACGGTTCATTCGTCCCATCCATACAGATACTGATTTTTGCACAACCTATAAACATGAAGCGATTAATCCACTTTATTATACTGTAGCTGTTTGTCCACAGTGTGGATATTCGTTTACTGATCAGTTTTCCTCTCTTTTTCCACAAAGCAGTACAACAAACATCCAACATAAAATTGTAGATCAATGGTCGTTTCAAAATTATTCCCTAGAACGAACACGAACTGAATCTATAAACACTTTTAAACTAGCTATCTACACAGCCAATTTAAAAAAAGAAAAACCCATCGTGTTAGCAGGGTTGTATATACGACTTGCTTGGTTGTATCGGGAGACAGAAAATCATTTGGAAGAAGCAAGATTTATGAGATTAGCCGAACAAGGTTACCGTAAGTCATATGAGGAAGATGACCTTACGCATACGGAAATGACTACAATACGAGTATTATATATGATCGGGGAAATCAATCGCAGACTAGGAAATGCCCATGAAGCTATACAATTTTTCTCTAAGGTCGTAGATAAAAGAAAAGCTGCTTTTGACCCCAAGATAGTCGATATGGCCAGAGATCAATGGTACAAAACAAGAGAAGATTACAAATCTGAAACCCAACCTATGCAGTCAGGCTAG
- the thrB gene encoding homoserine kinase, which yields MTVNIRVPGSTSNLGPGFDSIGVALNLYLELSLSPSDTWEFVALSSDLEGELNSSDNLILKTAKHVGQLYNQESNQAYRVEVKNDIPLARGLGSSAAAIVAGIELANYAYDLKLPTEEKVNLATNFEGHPDNVVPSIIGGCVIAHYEEDGVVDWQKLSLDKPSFVALIPNQELKTSEAREVLPSELPYKQAVEASSIANVLVVALAQENWQLAGKMMEKDLFHHQYRKQLIPQFDDIQSFMRNEGAYGTFLSGAGPTIMSLMDADLVKRIEFKWVKNYHDFEWRPLNVDTYGLDVNRRFETNPTK from the coding sequence ATGACGGTAAATATAAGAGTACCTGGTAGCACGTCAAACTTAGGGCCAGGTTTTGATTCGATAGGTGTAGCCTTAAATCTATATCTAGAACTATCGTTGTCACCTTCAGATACATGGGAATTTGTAGCATTATCATCCGACTTAGAAGGCGAGCTAAACAGTTCGGATAATTTGATCTTGAAAACAGCGAAACATGTAGGTCAGCTTTACAATCAAGAATCGAATCAAGCTTATCGTGTAGAAGTGAAGAATGATATTCCTTTAGCTAGAGGGCTTGGAAGTAGTGCTGCTGCTATTGTAGCAGGTATAGAACTAGCCAATTATGCTTATGATTTGAAGCTTCCTACAGAAGAAAAAGTGAATTTAGCGACCAATTTTGAAGGACATCCTGATAATGTTGTTCCTTCTATTATAGGAGGGTGTGTGATTGCGCACTATGAAGAGGATGGCGTCGTTGATTGGCAGAAGCTTTCATTAGATAAGCCTAGTTTTGTTGCTTTAATTCCAAATCAAGAATTGAAAACGTCTGAGGCGAGAGAAGTTTTACCATCCGAATTACCCTATAAACAGGCAGTTGAAGCTAGTTCGATAGCGAATGTGTTAGTCGTGGCCCTTGCTCAAGAAAATTGGCAGTTGGCAGGTAAGATGATGGAAAAGGATCTATTTCATCATCAATATCGTAAGCAGCTTATTCCACAATTTGATGATATTCAATCATTTATGAGAAACGAAGGGGCTTATGGCACATTCTTAAGCGGTGCTGGTCCAACGATTATGTCGCTTATGGATGCAGACTTAGTGAAGCGCATTGAGTTCAAATGGGTAAAGAACTATCATGATTTTGAATGGAGACCGTTAAATGTAGATACGTATGGTCTTGATGTCAATAGACGCTTTGAAACGAATCCAACAAAATAG
- a CDS encoding YuzB family protein, protein MNPIIEFCINNLASGSHKAKEELEKDLELDVIEYGCLSHCGLCAQSLFALVNGDRVTAETPEELVENVYQHLEENPLF, encoded by the coding sequence ATGAATCCAATCATTGAATTTTGTATTAACAACTTAGCTAGTGGGTCTCATAAAGCAAAAGAAGAGCTTGAGAAAGACCTGGAACTGGATGTAATAGAGTATGGTTGCTTGAGCCATTGTGGACTTTGTGCGCAATCACTGTTTGCGCTTGTGAATGGGGATCGAGTTACAGCTGAAACCCCAGAAGAATTAGTAGAAAATGTATATCAGCATTTAGAGGAGAATCCCCTGTTCTAA
- a CDS encoding YuzD family protein, with product MSNIAITVYGAEQKCASCVNLPSAKETYEWLQAAIERKYDTEQIDFTYVDIDETQNNPEHQAFTQKIMDEEYFYPLVVLNGDVVGEGNPKLKSIYQAIETNGISPSS from the coding sequence ATGAGCAATATTGCAATTACCGTTTATGGTGCAGAACAAAAATGTGCAAGTTGCGTTAATTTACCGAGTGCTAAGGAAACATATGAATGGCTACAAGCAGCTATTGAACGTAAATATGATACAGAGCAAATAGATTTTACGTATGTAGATATAGATGAGACACAAAATAATCCTGAGCATCAAGCTTTCACTCAAAAGATTATGGATGAAGAATATTTTTATCCATTAGTAGTACTAAACGGTGATGTTGTAGGTGAGGGGAATCCAAAATTAAAAAGTATTTATCAGGCCATTGAAACAAATGGGATATCTCCTTCTTCATAA
- a CDS encoding lipoate--protein ligase family protein: MKPTWYFIDSGHASPAFNMALDEALLKWHSNGDIPPVIRFYGWEPAALSVGYFQKLKGKIDVDAVHKHGFELVRRPTGGRAVLHDNELTYSVIVSENYETMPPSVTEAYRVISQGLLEGFQELDIQAEFSIPEGKLQQTGSAVCFDEPSWYELIVEGKKAAGSAQTRQKGVILQHGSIPIEVDDITLFDLFIYPNERVKERARKAFGGKAAAINEVAGRRINLPEVKDAFKRGFEKGLDIHLEPYTLTEEQLQEVYTLMEERYQSKEWTYSR; the protein is encoded by the coding sequence ATGAAACCAACATGGTATTTTATTGATTCTGGTCATGCTTCACCTGCTTTTAATATGGCATTAGATGAAGCACTATTAAAATGGCATAGCAACGGAGATATACCTCCAGTTATACGATTTTATGGGTGGGAACCTGCAGCGTTATCTGTAGGGTACTTCCAAAAACTGAAAGGCAAAATTGATGTTGATGCTGTACATAAACACGGATTTGAACTTGTAAGACGGCCAACTGGTGGTCGCGCAGTCCTTCATGACAATGAATTAACGTATAGTGTCATTGTGTCTGAAAATTATGAAACAATGCCTCCTTCTGTAACAGAAGCTTATCGAGTAATATCGCAAGGACTATTAGAAGGATTTCAAGAACTAGATATTCAAGCTGAATTTTCGATACCAGAAGGTAAGTTACAGCAAACCGGTTCAGCTGTATGTTTTGATGAACCTTCTTGGTATGAGTTGATTGTAGAAGGCAAGAAAGCAGCTGGCAGTGCACAAACCAGACAAAAAGGAGTCATTCTACAACACGGATCGATTCCGATTGAAGTTGATGATATAACGTTATTTGATTTATTCATTTATCCAAATGAGCGAGTTAAAGAAAGAGCTCGTAAGGCGTTTGGTGGAAAAGCAGCTGCAATTAATGAAGTAGCTGGAAGGAGAATCAATCTTCCGGAAGTGAAAGATGCCTTCAAGCGAGGGTTTGAAAAAGGTTTAGATATTCACTTAGAACCATATACGTTGACCGAAGAGCAGCTTCAGGAAGTTTATACCTTGATGGAGGAACGTTACCAAAGCAAGGAATGGACATACTCTCGGTAA
- a CDS encoding YuiB family protein, whose amino-acid sequence MIQAVVSVLLFFVLFFGISFLVNMLLRQTWLVAFIYPLIVVFIVDNIALADYFLSFTQSIQTALSHLVNLQVIDIVILSSGLAGAICSGIVIRMLRVRGYQMF is encoded by the coding sequence ATCATACAAGCCGTCGTTTCGGTGTTGTTATTTTTCGTTTTGTTTTTTGGGATTTCATTTTTAGTGAACATGTTATTAAGACAAACATGGTTAGTGGCATTTATTTACCCACTTATTGTGGTCTTTATTGTTGATAATATAGCTTTAGCAGATTATTTTCTATCGTTTACTCAATCGATTCAAACCGCTTTATCCCATCTGGTCAATTTACAAGTGATTGATATTGTAATTTTATCATCTGGTTTAGCTGGGGCGATCTGTTCCGGTATTGTGATTCGTATGCTTCGAGTGCGTGGATATCAGATGTTTTAA
- a CDS encoding NAD(P)/FAD-dependent oxidoreductase, translating into MSDQVYDITIIGGGPVGLFTAFYGGMRQASVKIIESLPHLGGQLTALYPEKYIYDVAGFPKVRAQDLVDNLTEQANQFNPTVALEESVQEVEKLEDGTFKLKTNQDVHYSRTIIITAGNGAFSPRKLKVEDCERFEQSNLHYHVDDMKKFAGQNVVVCGGGDSAVDWSLMLEPIANQVTLVHRRDKFRAHEHSVEKLHNSSINIMTPYSPEELIGEDRIEKVVLKQVKGDDTHTHDVDAMIVNYGFVSSLGPIKEWNLEIEKNNIVINSKSETNIPGIYAAGDICTYPGKVKLIASGFGEGPTAVNNAKAYMDPSAKVQPMHSTSLFGG; encoded by the coding sequence TTGTCTGATCAAGTTTATGACATTACGATTATTGGAGGAGGTCCCGTAGGCCTGTTCACTGCCTTTTACGGCGGAATGAGACAAGCGAGTGTAAAAATCATCGAAAGTCTCCCTCATCTCGGTGGTCAGCTCACTGCTTTATATCCTGAGAAATATATTTATGATGTTGCCGGCTTTCCTAAAGTCCGCGCACAAGACCTAGTAGACAATTTAACAGAACAAGCCAATCAATTTAACCCAACCGTAGCCCTAGAAGAATCTGTTCAAGAGGTTGAGAAGCTTGAAGATGGAACATTTAAACTTAAAACGAACCAAGATGTTCACTATTCAAGAACCATCATCATTACGGCAGGAAATGGCGCATTTTCACCTCGCAAATTAAAAGTTGAAGATTGTGAGCGCTTTGAACAATCTAACCTTCATTACCATGTAGATGACATGAAGAAATTTGCTGGACAAAATGTGGTTGTCTGCGGAGGTGGCGATTCTGCAGTAGATTGGTCACTTATGCTTGAGCCAATTGCAAATCAAGTTACGCTCGTCCATCGACGCGATAAATTCCGTGCTCATGAGCATAGTGTGGAGAAGCTTCACAACTCCTCCATCAATATCATGACACCTTATTCTCCTGAAGAGCTAATAGGTGAGGATCGAATTGAGAAGGTTGTCTTAAAACAAGTCAAAGGGGATGACACACACACACATGATGTGGATGCAATGATTGTCAATTATGGCTTCGTTTCGTCCCTCGGACCTATCAAGGAATGGAACTTAGAGATTGAGAAAAATAATATCGTCATCAACTCCAAAAGTGAAACAAATATCCCTGGCATTTATGCCGCAGGAGATATTTGCACGTACCCTGGGAAAGTTAAATTAATTGCTTCAGGGTTTGGCGAAGGACCTACAGCAGTCAATAATGCTAAAGCATATATGGATCCAAGTGCAAAAGTACAACCAATGCATTCTACAAGTTTATTTGGTGGCTAA
- a CDS encoding NAD(P)/FAD-dependent oxidoreductase — protein sequence MNRPKIVILGAGYGGMITTVKLQKMLGRNEADITLVNKHNYHYQTTWLHENAAGTLHHDHTRIKISDVVDLNRVELVQDTVVSLQPDEKKVTLENGELTYDYLVVGLGFEAATFGIQGLLENAFTINNINSARLIRDHIEYNFARYNNEKEDRQDLLNIVIGGAGFTGIEFAGELGNRVPELCKEYDVPREKVRIITVEASPTALPGFDEELVEYAMNYLESQGVEFKLGTMLKQVNEHSIIVEKDEQQEEIPSSNVIWAAGVRGNSIVEETGFETARGRVKVSEDLRAPGHDDIFIVGDCALIMDKENDRPYPPTAQIAIQEAEVTAHNLKTLVHGGSKLEAFEPELQGTVASLGEGQAIGVVFGGKKLFGWKASVMKKIIDNRYLLKLGGVGLLLKKGKFNIFTK from the coding sequence ATGAACCGACCAAAAATAGTCATCCTTGGTGCTGGGTATGGTGGTATGATTACCACTGTCAAACTTCAGAAAATGCTCGGTAGAAATGAAGCAGACATAACGCTTGTAAACAAACATAATTACCATTATCAAACGACATGGCTACATGAGAATGCAGCTGGTACACTTCATCATGATCATACACGTATTAAAATTAGTGATGTTGTCGATTTAAACAGAGTAGAACTTGTGCAAGATACGGTGGTTTCATTGCAACCAGATGAGAAAAAGGTCACTCTTGAGAATGGTGAACTTACGTATGATTATCTTGTCGTTGGCCTTGGTTTTGAAGCAGCCACATTCGGTATTCAAGGACTTTTAGAGAACGCTTTCACTATTAATAACATCAACAGTGCTCGTTTAATTCGTGATCACATTGAGTACAATTTTGCACGTTACAATAACGAAAAAGAAGATCGCCAAGATTTACTAAACATTGTAATTGGTGGTGCAGGATTTACTGGAATTGAATTTGCTGGTGAACTAGGAAATCGTGTTCCTGAACTGTGTAAAGAATATGACGTTCCTCGTGAAAAGGTTCGTATTATCACAGTAGAAGCTTCTCCAACAGCTCTTCCTGGATTTGATGAAGAACTAGTAGAGTACGCAATGAACTATCTTGAGAGTCAAGGCGTTGAATTCAAACTAGGAACAATGCTTAAGCAAGTAAATGAACACAGTATCATAGTGGAAAAAGACGAACAACAAGAAGAAATCCCATCTAGCAACGTTATCTGGGCTGCTGGTGTTCGTGGTAATTCCATAGTCGAAGAAACAGGTTTTGAAACAGCTCGTGGAAGAGTCAAAGTTTCAGAAGATTTACGTGCGCCTGGACACGATGATATTTTCATCGTAGGCGACTGTGCTCTTATTATGGATAAAGAAAATGATCGTCCCTATCCTCCAACAGCTCAAATAGCTATTCAAGAAGCAGAAGTAACTGCTCACAACCTAAAAACACTTGTTCACGGTGGGAGCAAACTAGAAGCATTCGAACCTGAGTTACAAGGTACAGTAGCTTCTCTTGGAGAAGGACAAGCTATTGGTGTTGTATTCGGTGGTAAGAAACTATTTGGTTGGAAAGCTTCTGTGATGAAGAAGATTATTGACAATCGTTACCTACTTAAGCTTGGTGGCGTTGGATTGTTATTGAAAAAAGGTAAATTCAACATTTTTACTAAGTAA
- a CDS encoding divergent PAP2 family protein, translated as MELFSNFPLWAALTAIVFAQIVKIPIQFIASRHFNPGLAFSTGGMPSSHSAAVTALATAVGLQEGLNSNMFAIACVLAIIVMFDATGVRRQAGEQAILLNKLAKDFTHMVEEARVWSKKAEYEKREELKELLGHQPIEVFFGGVTGVLISIILFTFI; from the coding sequence ATGGAACTCTTCTCCAACTTTCCTCTCTGGGCAGCATTAACTGCCATAGTATTTGCTCAGATTGTAAAAATCCCCATTCAATTCATAGCATCAAGACATTTTAACCCAGGGCTGGCTTTTTCCACAGGAGGAATGCCTAGTAGCCACTCTGCTGCCGTTACAGCTCTTGCTACAGCAGTTGGATTACAAGAAGGTCTTAACTCTAATATGTTTGCTATTGCTTGTGTATTAGCTATTATAGTTATGTTTGACGCAACAGGAGTAAGAAGGCAAGCCGGAGAGCAAGCAATTTTATTAAATAAGCTAGCAAAGGATTTCACACACATGGTAGAGGAAGCCAGAGTGTGGAGTAAAAAAGCTGAATATGAAAAAAGAGAAGAACTAAAAGAATTATTAGGTCACCAACCTATTGAGGTCTTTTTTGGAGGAGTTACAGGGGTGCTAATTAGCATTATATTATTTACTTTTATCTAA
- a CDS encoding NifU family protein, producing the protein MERRRWMMTDQVQEVLNKLRPFLLRDGGDVELVDVDEGIVRLRLMGACGSCPSSTITLKAGIERALVEEVPGIREVEQVF; encoded by the coding sequence ATGGAAAGGAGAAGATGGATGATGACAGATCAAGTACAGGAAGTATTAAATAAACTTCGTCCCTTCTTACTACGTGATGGTGGAGACGTTGAACTTGTAGATGTGGATGAAGGGATTGTCCGCCTTCGTCTAATGGGAGCTTGTGGTAGTTGCCCAAGTTCAACCATTACACTAAAAGCTGGTATCGAACGTGCACTAGTAGAAGAAGTACCAGGCATTAGAGAAGTAGAGCAAGTATTCTAA